The Flavobacteriaceae bacterium 3519-10 genome includes a window with the following:
- a CDS encoding Cysteinyl-tRNA synthetase, producing MSLKIYNSLSGDKEIFTPIHENNVGMYVCGPTVYSNVHLGNVRTFMSFDFVYRALTHLGYKVRYVRNITDAGHLTDDGDVDNDRFVKQSRLEKLEPMEIVQKYTVDFHKVLDVFNLLPPTIEPTATGHIVEQIELTQKLVDKGFAYESNGSVYFDVQEYNSRGLNYGELSRRNIEELFANTRDLDGQNEKKNPQDFALWKAASPAHIMRWNSPWGEGFPGWHLECTAMSTKYLGEKFDIHGGGMDLKFPHHECEVAQGKACNGTEPVNYWLHANMLTMNGQRMSKSTGNYILPMELVSGSNSFFEKAFHPAVVRFNFLQAHYRSVLDISNEAMLASEKGFQRLMDAMKILSDVQLKTASNSTFDVEAWKKKCYDALTDDFNSPILISHLFEAVNFIFRLKDGKETVTSTDLENLKQLLNDFVFDVLGLQNVEENNHQKLDQALQVLIELRNQARKAKNFDLSDQIRDRLLAEGIELKDGRDGTTYALN from the coding sequence ATGTCCTTAAAAATATACAATTCCCTTTCCGGAGATAAAGAAATTTTCACTCCCATCCACGAAAACAACGTCGGGATGTATGTCTGCGGACCTACTGTTTACAGCAATGTACATTTGGGAAATGTACGTACTTTTATGTCATTCGATTTCGTGTACCGCGCGCTGACGCATCTTGGCTATAAAGTACGCTACGTACGGAATATTACCGATGCCGGCCATTTAACAGATGATGGCGATGTGGATAACGACCGTTTCGTGAAACAGTCGCGCCTCGAAAAACTGGAGCCGATGGAGATTGTACAGAAATATACGGTAGATTTCCACAAAGTGCTGGATGTATTCAATCTGTTGCCGCCTACCATAGAGCCTACAGCCACCGGGCATATTGTGGAGCAGATAGAACTGACGCAAAAACTCGTTGACAAAGGTTTCGCTTACGAAAGCAACGGGTCCGTATACTTCGATGTGCAGGAATATAACAGCCGCGGACTGAATTACGGTGAGCTTTCACGCAGAAATATTGAAGAACTCTTCGCCAATACACGCGATCTTGACGGGCAGAACGAAAAGAAAAACCCTCAGGATTTTGCATTGTGGAAAGCCGCCTCGCCTGCACACATCATGCGCTGGAACTCGCCTTGGGGCGAAGGATTTCCGGGTTGGCATTTAGAGTGTACGGCGATGTCAACTAAATACCTCGGTGAGAAATTCGATATTCATGGCGGGGGTATGGATCTTAAATTCCCGCATCATGAGTGCGAAGTCGCTCAGGGCAAGGCCTGCAACGGTACCGAGCCCGTTAATTACTGGTTACACGCCAATATGCTTACGATGAATGGCCAGCGGATGAGCAAATCTACCGGCAATTATATCCTGCCGATGGAGCTCGTGAGCGGAAGCAACAGTTTTTTTGAGAAAGCGTTCCATCCGGCTGTTGTGCGTTTTAATTTTCTTCAGGCGCATTACAGAAGTGTACTCGATATTTCGAATGAAGCGATGTTGGCCAGTGAAAAAGGTTTTCAGAGGCTGATGGATGCGATGAAAATTCTTTCTGATGTTCAATTAAAAACAGCTTCAAACTCTACATTTGATGTTGAGGCCTGGAAAAAGAAATGTTATGATGCGCTTACGGATGATTTTAATTCGCCGATATTGATTTCGCATCTGTTTGAAGCGGTGAATTTTATCTTCAGACTCAAAGACGGCAAAGAAACGGTCACTTCGACGGATTTAGAAAACCTTAAGCAACTTCTCAACGACTTTGTTTTTGATGTATTGGGACTGCAGAATGTAGAAGAAAATAATCATCAGAAGCTCGATCAGGCTTTGCAGGTGCTAATCGAACTCAGAAACCAGGCAAGAAAAGCTAAGAATTTCGACCTTTCAGATCAGATCCGCGACAGGCTTCTGGCTGAAGGCATTGAACTGAAGGATGGGCGCGACGGAACCACCTATGCTTTAAATTAA
- a CDS encoding 4-alpha-glucanotransferase (amylomaltase): MKLFFSINFRTKVGENLQLLIIKNQNVEKSCPLTYSKDGNWVAEVDYFSRDITYKYRLTDDSGTILDEEFAVHRLDFPYQYDEFIIHDTWNLKNFPENYLNNKILKNKLSGFKPEKVSVLKKHTHLFRLEAPIYQKNWQIVMLGDHDALGNWEYFKAVPMAQTDFGVWEAALELPANQIIHYKYGLRNSDTGEVFDIEYGENRWATPNTEKNVLQIKADHYFRFKAFEMYHAAGVAVPVFALRTENGFGVGEFNDLKNLADWAKETNLSVLQILPINDTTANYTWTDSYPYAAISVYALHPQYLSLEKLDFAIPEDLLEQFNMEKTELNSLSLIDYEKMISAKWKYITAVFNLNKDEILKDRNFRKFLKENDEWLLPYAAFCVQRDKYKTPDFNSWKTHKKYIPGKIAPFFTAKSKDFSTTMLHAWVQYQLHVQLKEAIDYTHELGISVKGDLPIGIYRHSVEAWTEPDLFGMDFQAGAPPDQFTELGQNWEFPTYNWEAMKADGYRWWKNRFKALEQYFDAMRIDHILGFFRIWRMPVSATQGLLGYFYPAVPVTADEFRSRNIPFNEDRYCKPFINDQILWDEFGMERDAIHNHFMNNHFNGIYTFKEEFDTQRKLTDYFKQNPYGWAEEKLISLCANVLFLIEEKDGEGVYHPRFNVSRTTSYQYLPDWERAAINDLYNDYFFKRQDGLWYQKAMEKLPVILNATDMLICGEDLGFVPESVPVVMDRLAITALKVQRMPSDDVAWYNPKEAGYMNVVTASSHDSSTLRQWWHEDRNLTQQYFRDQLGQAGTAPHNLEPQLAEMIMKQHLYNDAMLAIFPIQEFLATDPALTRAEMDEERINQPAVFPHYWRYRMHLNLENLLDKGDFNNKIAGWVADSNRM; the protein is encoded by the coding sequence ATGAAACTCTTTTTCAGCATTAACTTCAGAACTAAAGTAGGAGAAAACCTTCAGCTTTTGATCATTAAAAACCAAAACGTAGAAAAGAGCTGTCCGCTTACTTATTCGAAGGATGGAAACTGGGTAGCCGAAGTCGATTATTTTTCACGGGACATTACCTACAAATACAGGCTGACCGATGATTCCGGTACTATTCTCGATGAAGAATTTGCCGTTCACCGTCTGGACTTTCCTTATCAGTACGATGAGTTTATAATCCACGATACCTGGAACCTCAAGAATTTCCCTGAAAATTACCTCAATAATAAGATTCTCAAGAACAAATTAAGCGGTTTCAAACCCGAAAAAGTTTCAGTACTGAAGAAACACACGCATCTTTTCCGGCTTGAGGCCCCAATATATCAGAAAAATTGGCAGATCGTGATGCTCGGCGATCATGATGCGCTTGGCAACTGGGAGTATTTCAAGGCGGTACCTATGGCGCAGACCGATTTTGGGGTGTGGGAAGCGGCGCTTGAATTGCCGGCAAACCAAATCATTCACTACAAATACGGCTTGCGGAATTCCGATACTGGTGAGGTTTTCGATATAGAATATGGCGAAAACCGCTGGGCCACGCCGAACACCGAGAAGAATGTTCTGCAGATCAAGGCCGATCATTATTTCAGGTTTAAAGCGTTCGAAATGTACCACGCAGCAGGCGTCGCGGTTCCCGTATTCGCACTTAGAACCGAAAATGGTTTTGGTGTTGGTGAATTTAATGACCTTAAAAATCTCGCTGACTGGGCAAAGGAAACCAATCTTTCAGTGCTGCAGATTTTACCGATTAACGACACCACTGCAAATTACACCTGGACAGATTCTTATCCTTACGCAGCCATTTCGGTGTACGCGCTGCACCCGCAATATCTTTCACTTGAAAAACTGGATTTTGCAATTCCTGAGGATTTGCTGGAGCAGTTTAATATGGAGAAAACTGAACTTAACAGCCTAAGCCTTATCGATTACGAAAAGATGATTTCGGCGAAATGGAAATACATCACGGCCGTTTTTAATCTGAATAAAGACGAAATTTTAAAAGACAGGAATTTCCGCAAATTTTTAAAAGAAAACGATGAGTGGCTGTTGCCATATGCTGCATTCTGCGTTCAGCGTGATAAGTATAAAACGCCGGATTTCAACAGCTGGAAGACGCATAAAAAATATATTCCGGGTAAGATCGCACCTTTTTTCACCGCAAAAAGCAAAGATTTCTCCACAACCATGCTTCACGCCTGGGTGCAGTACCAGCTTCATGTTCAGCTAAAGGAAGCTATCGATTATACGCATGAACTAGGTATTTCGGTTAAAGGTGATTTACCGATCGGTATTTACCGGCATTCGGTTGAAGCCTGGACCGAACCCGACCTGTTCGGAATGGATTTTCAGGCAGGTGCTCCACCGGATCAGTTTACCGAATTGGGCCAAAACTGGGAATTCCCGACCTATAATTGGGAGGCGATGAAAGCAGACGGTTACCGCTGGTGGAAAAACCGTTTCAAAGCCCTTGAGCAGTATTTTGATGCGATGAGAATTGATCATATTTTGGGCTTCTTCAGGATCTGGCGGATGCCGGTAAGCGCCACACAGGGTCTTCTTGGGTATTTCTATCCCGCAGTTCCCGTAACAGCAGATGAATTCAGATCCAGAAATATTCCGTTTAATGAAGACCGTTACTGCAAACCTTTTATCAACGATCAGATTCTGTGGGATGAATTCGGTATGGAAAGAGACGCGATTCATAACCATTTTATGAATAATCACTTTAATGGAATTTATACCTTTAAAGAAGAATTCGACACTCAAAGAAAATTAACTGATTACTTTAAACAAAACCCATACGGTTGGGCGGAGGAAAAACTGATTTCACTTTGCGCGAACGTACTTTTCCTCATAGAAGAAAAAGACGGTGAAGGGGTATATCATCCACGGTTCAATGTCTCTAGAACCACTTCGTATCAATATCTGCCGGATTGGGAAAGAGCTGCTATCAACGATCTTTACAATGATTATTTCTTCAAACGCCAGGACGGTTTGTGGTACCAGAAAGCAATGGAGAAACTTCCTGTGATCCTTAACGCAACTGATATGTTGATTTGTGGTGAAGATTTAGGTTTTGTGCCCGAATCTGTACCCGTTGTAATGGACAGGCTTGCAATTACAGCGTTGAAAGTTCAGCGGATGCCATCTGATGATGTGGCCTGGTATAACCCAAAAGAAGCCGGCTATATGAACGTGGTGACTGCGAGTTCGCACGACAGTTCTACGCTGCGGCAGTGGTGGCATGAAGACCGGAACCTCACGCAACAGTATTTCCGTGATCAGCTTGGGCAGGCTGGGACCGCGCCACACAACCTGGAGCCGCAGCTCGCAGAGATGATAATGAAACAGCATCTGTACAACGACGCGATGCTGGCAATTTTCCCGATACAGGAATTTCTAGCCACCGATCCTGCGCTTACAAGGGCTGAAATGGACGAAGAAAGGATTAACCAACCCGCGGTTTTCCCGCATTACTGGAGATACAGGATGCACCTTAACCTTGAAAACCTTCTGGATAAGGGAGATTTCAACAATAAAATCGCCGGTTGGGTAGCAGATTCAAACAGAATGTAA